One part of the Lapillicoccus jejuensis genome encodes these proteins:
- a CDS encoding VOC family protein, giving the protein MSSSLNPYLAFRGQAAEAMEFYRSVFGGDLTTTRFEEFGMEGAPGDWLMHAQLTTPDGYVLMGSDVPEHMPLPEGRSTISLSGDDTEKLRGFFAALGEGGTVEMPLTPMPWGDEYGTLTDRFGVPWMANIAVPHG; this is encoded by the coding sequence ATGTCCAGCTCGCTCAACCCCTACCTCGCGTTCCGCGGCCAGGCCGCCGAGGCGATGGAGTTCTACCGGTCCGTCTTCGGCGGCGACCTCACCACGACGCGCTTCGAGGAGTTCGGGATGGAGGGCGCGCCCGGCGACTGGCTCATGCACGCCCAGCTGACCACCCCGGACGGCTACGTCCTCATGGGCTCCGACGTGCCGGAGCACATGCCGCTGCCCGAGGGCCGCTCGACCATCTCGCTCAGCGGCGACGACACCGAGAAGCTGCGCGGGTTCTTCGCCGCGCTGGGCGAGGGCGGCACCGTCGAGATGCCGCTGACGCCGATGCCGTGGGGCGACGAGTACGGCACGCTCACCGACCGGTTCGGCGTCCCGTGGATGGCCAACATCGCGGTGCCCCACGGGTGA
- a CDS encoding VOC family protein: protein MSARPTLGMLTIDCADAARAAEFWSGLMGWEVVMSGDGYAMLADGSGLRVGFGTLEDYEAPAWPNTHGSKQFHLDLACEDIAATEARAVELGATVADPQGGETWRVLVDPSGHPFCLTDAKNWG from the coding sequence ATGAGCGCCCGACCCACCCTCGGCATGCTGACCATCGACTGCGCGGACGCGGCGCGGGCGGCGGAGTTCTGGTCCGGCCTCATGGGTTGGGAGGTCGTTATGAGCGGTGACGGCTACGCGATGCTCGCCGACGGCTCGGGGCTGCGGGTCGGCTTCGGCACCCTCGAGGACTACGAGGCCCCGGCCTGGCCCAACACCCACGGCTCGAAGCAGTTCCACCTCGACCTGGCCTGCGAGGACATCGCGGCCACCGAGGCGCGGGCCGTCGAGCTGGGGGCCACCGTCGCGGACCCGCAGGGCGGGGAGACGTGGCGGGTGCTCGTCGACCCCAGCGGGCACCCCTTCTGCCTCACCGACGCGAAGAACTGGGGCTAG
- a CDS encoding proline iminopeptidase-family hydrolase, producing MPITVDSRFPDATTTGRLRTEHGETWYRVTGELTPGEGPAPLVVLHGGPGAAHNYTLMMANLSADGRAVVHYDQLGCGESTHRPDAPADFWTVELFVAELRALVEHLGIGDRFHLLGQSWGGMLAPEVVLADERGVLSLTICDSPASMALWLSAANALREELPADVQQTLLRHEEAGTTDSPEYLEAMQVFYDRHVCRVVPNPPEVTDSFAQIEEEPTVYHTMNGPSEFHVVGTLKEWSVAERVGGIRVPTLVVAGAHDEARPEVWAPFVDGIPGAVSHVFPESSHMPHVEEPEAFQQVVGDFLRAHDGGAR from the coding sequence GTGCCCATCACCGTCGACAGCCGCTTCCCCGACGCCACCACCACCGGCCGGCTCCGCACCGAGCACGGCGAGACCTGGTACCGCGTGACCGGCGAGCTCACCCCCGGCGAGGGCCCCGCGCCCCTCGTCGTCCTGCACGGCGGCCCCGGCGCCGCGCACAACTACACGCTGATGATGGCCAACCTCTCCGCCGACGGCCGCGCCGTCGTCCACTACGACCAGCTCGGCTGCGGCGAGAGCACCCACCGGCCCGACGCCCCCGCCGACTTCTGGACGGTCGAGCTGTTCGTCGCCGAGCTGCGCGCCCTCGTCGAGCACCTCGGCATCGGCGACCGCTTCCACCTGCTCGGCCAGTCCTGGGGCGGGATGCTCGCGCCCGAGGTCGTCCTCGCCGACGAGCGCGGCGTCCTCAGCCTGACCATCTGCGACTCGCCCGCCTCGATGGCGCTGTGGCTCTCGGCCGCGAACGCCCTGCGCGAGGAGCTGCCGGCCGACGTGCAGCAGACGCTGCTGCGCCACGAGGAGGCCGGCACCACCGACTCGCCGGAGTACCTCGAGGCCATGCAGGTCTTCTACGACCGGCACGTGTGCCGCGTCGTGCCCAACCCGCCCGAGGTCACCGACTCCTTCGCCCAGATCGAGGAGGAGCCGACGGTCTACCACACGATGAACGGGCCCTCCGAGTTCCACGTCGTCGGCACCCTCAAGGAGTGGAGCGTCGCCGAGCGCGTCGGTGGCATCCGCGTCCCGACCCTCGTCGTCGCCGGCGCCCACGACGAGGCGCGACCCGAGGTGTGGGCCCCCTTCGTCGACGGCATCCCCGGCGCGGTCAGCCACGTCTTCCCCGAGTCGAGCCACATGCCCCACGTCGAGGAGCCCGAGGCGTTCCAGCAGGTGGTCGGCGACTTCCTGCGCGCCCACGACGGCGGTGCCCGATGA
- a CDS encoding APC family permease, producing the protein MTDAPRARTTVGDTADHGLEQFGYKQELSRGLSTTDLVVYGLVFMVPIAPWAIYGTVYNEANGMVPLVYLIGLVAMVFTASSYAQMSRAFPIAGSVYSYVGRGIHPQLGFLAGWTILLDYLLVPTLLYVFAAESMVGIFPGVPRWVWVVVFLAANTAVNYIGISFTALVNRLFLVAEVLFIVIFVVMAVVAVAKGTSGAEFTTKPLFDSATFSPGLVATALSIAVLSFLGFDGIATLSEETKGGRGSAGFAMITGLVIVAFFFVTQTWLAGMLVPTTTQFEGDSANNAFFDIVQKVSNHGWQIAFFAMNALAVGIANAVAAQSATSRLLFSMARDGRLPRFLAHISPRKVPERAILLVAGLTLVLGLVFVGQIGTISSLVNFGALTSFLLLHVSVVVYFGVRRGSRNVLLHYVFPVIGFLIIGYVLWNAEAAAKIGGIIWLVVGVVVMLYYRWRGTDILPEHAFDADATEATR; encoded by the coding sequence ATGACCGACGCCCCCCGCGCCCGGACCACCGTGGGCGACACGGCCGACCACGGGCTCGAGCAGTTCGGCTACAAGCAGGAGCTGAGCCGCGGCCTGTCCACGACCGACCTCGTCGTCTACGGCCTGGTCTTCATGGTGCCGATCGCCCCCTGGGCGATCTACGGCACCGTCTACAACGAGGCGAACGGCATGGTGCCGCTCGTCTACCTCATCGGCCTCGTCGCCATGGTCTTCACCGCGTCGTCGTACGCGCAGATGTCGCGCGCCTTCCCCATCGCCGGCTCCGTCTACTCGTACGTCGGCCGCGGGATCCACCCGCAGCTCGGCTTCCTCGCGGGCTGGACGATCCTGCTCGACTACCTGCTCGTGCCGACGCTGCTCTACGTCTTCGCCGCCGAGTCGATGGTCGGCATCTTCCCGGGCGTCCCGCGCTGGGTGTGGGTCGTCGTCTTCCTCGCGGCCAACACCGCGGTCAACTACATCGGGATCTCGTTCACGGCGCTGGTCAACCGGCTCTTCCTCGTCGCCGAGGTCCTCTTCATCGTCATCTTCGTCGTCATGGCCGTCGTCGCCGTCGCCAAGGGCACCAGCGGCGCCGAGTTCACGACCAAGCCGCTCTTCGACTCCGCGACCTTCAGCCCCGGCCTCGTCGCGACGGCGCTGTCGATCGCGGTGCTGTCCTTCCTCGGCTTCGACGGGATCGCCACGCTGTCGGAGGAGACCAAGGGCGGTCGCGGGTCGGCCGGGTTCGCGATGATCACCGGTCTGGTCATCGTCGCCTTCTTCTTCGTCACGCAGACCTGGCTCGCCGGGATGCTCGTCCCGACGACGACGCAGTTCGAGGGGGACTCGGCCAACAACGCGTTCTTCGACATCGTGCAGAAGGTCAGCAACCACGGGTGGCAGATCGCCTTCTTCGCCATGAACGCGCTCGCCGTCGGCATCGCCAACGCCGTCGCGGCGCAGTCGGCCACGTCCCGGCTGCTGTTCTCGATGGCCCGCGACGGGCGGCTGCCGCGCTTCCTCGCCCACATCTCGCCGCGCAAGGTGCCCGAGCGGGCGATCCTCCTGGTCGCCGGGCTCACCCTCGTCCTCGGTCTCGTCTTCGTCGGCCAGATCGGCACCATCTCGTCGCTCGTCAACTTCGGCGCCCTGACGAGCTTCCTCCTGCTGCACGTCAGCGTCGTCGTGTACTTCGGCGTGCGCCGCGGCTCGCGCAACGTCCTCCTGCACTACGTCTTCCCGGTCATCGGCTTCCTCATCATCGGTTACGTCCTGTGGAACGCCGAGGCGGCCGCGAAGATCGGCGGGATCATCTGGCTCGTCGTCGGCGTCGTCGTCATGCTCTACTACCGCTGGCGCGGGACGGACATCCTCCCCGAGCACGCGTTCGACGCGGACGCGACGGAGGCGACCCGATGA
- a CDS encoding SLATT domain-containing protein, with amino-acid sequence MTGPASGDEEAARALVLAWYRRARTAQEAHARAAARARTTFLLLGIPPVVLGLVAGSALAADAFAGHRWVIALVSLLAASLTALQTFLRLDDRRLAHETASRRFGVVRRRLGELGALGLTDPDLRARLDEVREEYDQTSAGSPQVPPRIWAAQKAADATYVPPELV; translated from the coding sequence GTGACGGGTCCGGCGAGCGGCGACGAGGAGGCGGCCCGGGCGCTGGTCCTCGCCTGGTACCGCCGCGCGCGCACCGCGCAGGAGGCGCACGCGCGGGCGGCGGCGCGGGCCCGGACGACGTTCCTGCTCCTCGGGATCCCGCCGGTGGTCCTCGGTCTCGTCGCCGGCAGCGCGCTCGCCGCCGACGCCTTCGCGGGTCACCGGTGGGTCATCGCCCTGGTCAGCCTGCTCGCCGCGTCGCTCACCGCGCTGCAGACCTTCCTGCGCCTCGACGACCGGCGCCTCGCGCACGAGACCGCGTCGCGCCGCTTCGGTGTGGTCCGCCGCCGGCTCGGCGAGCTCGGTGCGCTGGGCCTGACCGACCCCGACCTGCGCGCCCGGCTCGACGAGGTCCGCGAGGAGTACGACCAGACGAGCGCCGGCAGCCCCCAGGTCCCGCCCCGGATCTGGGCCGCGCAGAAGGCCGCCGACGCGACGTACGTCCCCCCCGAGCTCGTCTGA
- a CDS encoding YqjF family protein, which translates to MTDVDSWQGPLLAAEGAPLRGPAIMNQWWHDLCFLHWRVDPDLVRPHLPRGVRPDVDADGSAWVGLIPFRMVGAGVGPRWPAPYLGTFLELNVRTYGVDDAGRHGVVFCSLEAQRAAVVAGARAVFGTAYMWSRMRLERRHPGPDREVLDWRSRRLPPHSPRATSRIVVETGDRLAEPTALDHFLTARFGLHTTVLGRTLWVPNTHSAWPLHAARLLDLDDGLLAAAGFPGLADREPDVVRWSPGVRTWFGMPQRVDVP; encoded by the coding sequence GTGACCGACGTCGACTCCTGGCAGGGCCCCCTCCTCGCTGCGGAGGGGGCCCCGCTGCGCGGTCCGGCGATCATGAACCAGTGGTGGCACGACCTGTGCTTCCTGCACTGGCGCGTCGACCCGGACCTCGTGCGCCCGCACCTGCCGCGCGGCGTCCGGCCCGACGTCGACGCCGACGGGTCCGCGTGGGTCGGGCTCATCCCGTTCCGGATGGTCGGGGCGGGCGTCGGTCCCCGGTGGCCCGCGCCGTACCTCGGCACCTTCCTCGAGCTCAACGTGCGCACGTACGGCGTCGACGACGCGGGCCGGCACGGCGTCGTCTTCTGCTCGCTCGAGGCCCAGCGCGCCGCGGTGGTGGCGGGCGCGCGGGCCGTGTTCGGGACGGCGTACATGTGGTCGCGGATGCGTCTGGAGCGGCGCCACCCCGGGCCCGACCGCGAGGTGCTCGACTGGCGCAGCCGACGGCTGCCGCCGCACTCCCCGCGGGCGACGAGCCGGATCGTCGTCGAGACCGGCGACCGTCTGGCCGAGCCGACCGCGCTCGACCACTTCCTCACCGCCCGCTTCGGTCTGCACACCACGGTCCTCGGCCGCACGCTGTGGGTGCCCAACACGCACTCCGCGTGGCCGCTGCACGCGGCCCGACTGCTCGACCTCGACGACGGGCTGCTCGCCGCGGCCGGGTTCCCCGGTCTCGCCGACCGCGAGCCCGACGTCGTGCGCTGGTCGCCGGGGGTCCGGACGTGGTTCGGCATGCCGCAGCGCGTCGACGTCCCGTGA
- a CDS encoding FadR/GntR family transcriptional regulator, translating into MGGGHELVAGRRTRAPVATSLVDRLVTGIAVGTFSPGERLPPERELAEQLGVSRATLRQALQAVADLGLIEVRRGRGGGSFVSSASWEHVAPDTARRTLEVELPRLRDLFDYRCLVEGMIARAAAERRTADDCSSLREALEDFRSARSMIDARAIDRRLHGLVCEAARNPHLTTLSAHLTAEATLGFGAEPYEPGFLDEARHQHEELVGHIVRGEADAAGRCAQAHFALTLETMRASLRRVSGAVGGVGARPDVPARH; encoded by the coding sequence GTGGGCGGAGGGCACGAGCTGGTGGCGGGGCGTCGTACCCGCGCGCCGGTCGCGACCTCGCTCGTCGACCGGCTGGTGACCGGGATCGCCGTCGGCACCTTCTCCCCCGGCGAGCGGCTGCCGCCCGAGCGCGAGCTCGCCGAGCAGCTCGGCGTCAGCCGCGCCACCCTGCGGCAGGCGCTGCAGGCGGTCGCCGACCTCGGGCTCATCGAGGTCCGCCGCGGCCGCGGCGGCGGCAGCTTCGTCTCCTCCGCGTCCTGGGAGCACGTCGCGCCCGACACGGCCCGGCGCACCCTCGAGGTCGAGCTGCCGCGGCTGCGCGACCTGTTCGACTACCGCTGCCTCGTCGAGGGCATGATCGCCCGCGCGGCGGCGGAGCGTCGTACCGCTGACGACTGCTCGAGCCTGCGCGAGGCGCTCGAGGACTTCCGCTCGGCGCGCTCGATGATCGACGCGCGCGCGATCGACCGCCGGCTGCACGGGCTGGTCTGCGAGGCCGCGCGCAACCCGCACCTGACGACGCTCAGCGCGCACCTCACCGCCGAGGCGACCCTGGGCTTCGGGGCCGAGCCCTACGAGCCGGGTTTCCTCGACGAGGCGCGCCACCAGCACGAGGAGCTCGTCGGTCACATCGTCCGCGGCGAGGCCGACGCGGCCGGCCGGTGCGCGCAGGCGCACTTCGCGCTCACCCTCGAGACGATGCGGGCGAGCCTGCGCCGGGTCAGCGGTGCGGTCGGCGGCGTCGGGGCCCGCCCCGATGTCCCCGCCCGCCACTAG
- a CDS encoding TetR/AcrR family transcriptional regulator → MATVPARDRLVGTATALFYGHGIHAVGIDRIIAEAGVAKATFYHHFPTKDALVAAYLTDQSRLQREAMAGLADLAPRDALLAFFDAVADSTRDPVFRGCQFVNAAAEFPDPGHPVRRVVAEHRAWLRGVLRDWLVADGCDDPDVVADLLVVVRDGIVVGGDLDGTDRVRAVVRAAVERVLGPDREG, encoded by the coding sequence ATGGCCACCGTCCCCGCCCGCGACCGTCTCGTCGGCACCGCGACGGCGCTCTTCTACGGGCACGGCATCCACGCCGTGGGGATCGACCGGATCATCGCCGAGGCCGGCGTCGCGAAGGCGACCTTCTACCACCACTTCCCGACCAAGGACGCGCTCGTCGCGGCCTACCTCACCGACCAGAGCCGGCTCCAGCGCGAGGCGATGGCCGGGCTCGCCGACCTCGCCCCGCGCGACGCGCTGCTCGCGTTCTTCGACGCGGTCGCCGACTCCACCCGCGACCCCGTCTTCCGCGGGTGCCAGTTCGTCAACGCGGCCGCCGAGTTCCCCGACCCCGGGCACCCCGTACGGCGCGTCGTCGCCGAGCACCGCGCCTGGCTGCGCGGCGTGCTGCGCGACTGGCTCGTCGCCGACGGCTGCGACGACCCGGACGTCGTCGCCGACCTGCTCGTCGTCGTGCGGGACGGCATCGTCGTCGGGGGCGACCTCGACGGCACCGACCGGGTCCGGGCGGTCGTCCGGGCCGCCGTCGAGCGGGTCCTCGGGCCGGACCGCGAGGGCTAG
- a CDS encoding acetamidase/formamidase family protein, with the protein MTDHFLGKDLGSAGFDAAREPVLTVRPGAGDRITFETDDAAYAEMERYGDLAQVTATINPVTGPVLVEGAEPGDALAVTIHDIALAEQGWSVYLPGAGALTGRMGEAIRTRRIPVRDGVVHLTDTLTCPVAPMIGCLGVASASGTMSTVMPSYPTGGNMDLTDARPGATVLLPVEVPGALLSVGDLHAVMSRGESSFVAIEIAGRATLSVDLVKGAGLRTPRIDTGDEWVTVGLGDPVQDSVQVAYEAMFDLLTREQGLDDMDAYVVMSALAHTELGGPTGSAEPDPLHPFRPVGAVTLARLAKAAIAAR; encoded by the coding sequence ATGACCGACCACTTCCTGGGCAAGGACCTCGGCTCGGCCGGCTTCGACGCCGCCCGCGAGCCCGTCCTCACCGTCCGCCCCGGCGCGGGCGACCGGATCACCTTCGAGACCGACGACGCCGCCTACGCCGAGATGGAGCGGTACGGGGACCTCGCACAGGTCACCGCCACGATCAACCCGGTGACCGGGCCGGTGCTCGTCGAGGGGGCCGAGCCGGGCGACGCGCTCGCGGTCACCATCCACGACATCGCGCTCGCCGAGCAGGGCTGGAGCGTCTACCTGCCCGGCGCCGGCGCGCTGACCGGGCGGATGGGCGAGGCGATCCGGACGAGGCGGATCCCCGTACGGGACGGGGTCGTGCACCTCACCGACACCCTCACCTGCCCGGTCGCGCCGATGATCGGCTGCCTGGGGGTGGCGTCGGCGAGCGGCACGATGTCGACGGTCATGCCGTCGTACCCGACCGGCGGCAACATGGACCTCACGGACGCCCGACCGGGGGCCACGGTCCTGCTGCCCGTCGAGGTGCCCGGCGCGCTGCTGTCGGTCGGTGACCTGCACGCGGTGATGAGCCGCGGCGAGTCGAGCTTCGTCGCCATCGAGATCGCCGGGCGCGCCACGCTGAGCGTCGACCTCGTCAAGGGAGCCGGGCTGCGGACCCCGCGGATCGACACCGGGGACGAGTGGGTGACCGTCGGCCTCGGCGACCCCGTGCAGGACTCGGTGCAGGTGGCCTACGAGGCGATGTTCGACCTGCTGACGCGGGAGCAGGGTCTGGACGACATGGACGCGTACGTCGTCATGTCCGCCCTGGCCCACACCGAGCTCGGCGGCCCCACGGGCAGCGCCGAGCCGGACCCGCTGCACCCGTTCCGACCGGTCGGTGCGGTGACCCTCGCCCGGCTGGCCAAGGCGGCGATCGCCGCGCGGTGA
- a CDS encoding MDR family MFS transporter, producing MSATATAEGSAPPLLLTPRRIWIIFSALIAGMLLSSLDQTIVSTAMPTIVGKLGGVENQAWITTAYLLATTIVMPIYGKFGDVLGRRTLFLAAIGIFTVASLACSLATSFWPFVVFRAIQGLGGGGLMILSQAIIADIVPANERGKYMGPLGGIFGLSAVAGPLLGGFFVDHLSWEWCFYINVPVGIAAFAISYVALTLPGHRATKKIDVAGVVLLSLATTCMIFFTDFGGKPDHGWTSPLTLAFGVGLVAAVAGFIVAERRAEDPIIPLSLFRNRVFVSNTAIGFMLGLGMFSAIAFVPTFLQMSSGTSAAVSGLLMLPMMAGLMLTAIGSGLAITRTGRYRIYPAVGAAVVIAAMLWMTTLAASTPIWVICTMLFVFGLGLGLIMQVIVLVVQNSVAPAMVGVATSTNNYFREVGASLGVAVFGTIFTTRLSDALRSAFAGAGADPSTAQSSAASLDPATLNQLPDQLRTLIVSAYADSLAPVFWYLIPFLVVAFLLALTVKEIPLSTQSGLVARGEAVGGEEAARLEAEQRAARTGAPAASGPSGTDREETPLRS from the coding sequence ATGTCCGCCACCGCCACCGCCGAGGGCAGCGCCCCGCCGCTGCTGCTCACGCCCCGCCGCATCTGGATCATCTTCTCGGCGCTCATCGCCGGGATGCTGCTCTCCAGCCTCGACCAGACCATCGTCTCCACGGCGATGCCGACCATCGTCGGCAAGCTGGGCGGCGTCGAGAACCAGGCCTGGATCACCACCGCCTACCTGCTCGCGACGACCATCGTCATGCCGATCTACGGCAAGTTCGGCGACGTCCTCGGCCGGCGCACCCTCTTCCTCGCCGCCATCGGCATCTTCACGGTCGCGTCGCTGGCCTGCTCGCTCGCGACGAGCTTCTGGCCCTTCGTCGTCTTCCGCGCCATCCAGGGCCTCGGCGGCGGCGGGCTGATGATCCTGTCCCAGGCGATCATCGCCGACATCGTCCCGGCCAACGAGCGCGGCAAGTACATGGGCCCGCTCGGCGGGATCTTCGGGCTGTCGGCCGTCGCCGGGCCGCTGCTCGGCGGGTTCTTCGTCGACCACCTGTCCTGGGAATGGTGCTTCTACATCAACGTGCCGGTCGGCATCGCCGCGTTCGCCATCTCGTACGTCGCCCTCACCCTCCCGGGCCACCGGGCCACGAAGAAGATCGACGTCGCCGGCGTCGTGCTGCTGTCGCTCGCGACGACCTGCATGATCTTCTTCACCGACTTCGGCGGGAAGCCCGACCACGGCTGGACCTCGCCGCTCACCCTGGCCTTCGGTGTCGGGCTCGTCGCGGCCGTCGCCGGGTTCATCGTGGCCGAGAGGCGCGCCGAGGACCCGATCATCCCGCTGTCGCTGTTCAGGAACCGGGTCTTCGTCAGCAACACCGCGATCGGCTTCATGCTCGGTCTGGGGATGTTCTCCGCCATCGCGTTCGTCCCCACCTTCCTGCAGATGTCGAGCGGGACGTCAGCGGCCGTCTCCGGCCTGCTCATGCTGCCGATGATGGCGGGGCTCATGCTCACCGCGATCGGGTCGGGTCTCGCCATCACCCGCACCGGCCGCTACCGGATCTACCCGGCCGTGGGGGCGGCCGTCGTCATCGCGGCCATGCTGTGGATGACGACGCTGGCCGCCAGCACGCCGATCTGGGTCATCTGCACGATGCTCTTCGTCTTCGGCCTGGGGCTCGGCCTCATCATGCAGGTCATCGTCCTCGTCGTGCAGAACTCGGTCGCGCCGGCGATGGTCGGCGTCGCGACCTCGACGAACAACTACTTCCGCGAGGTCGGTGCCTCGCTCGGCGTCGCCGTGTTCGGCACGATCTTCACGACGCGGCTGTCGGACGCGCTGCGCAGCGCGTTCGCCGGCGCCGGGGCCGACCCGAGCACCGCGCAGAGCTCGGCCGCCAGCCTCGACCCGGCCACGCTGAACCAGCTGCCCGATCAGCTGCGGACGCTCATCGTCAGCGCCTACGCCGACTCCCTCGCGCCGGTGTTCTGGTACCTCATCCCCTTCCTCGTCGTCGCCTTCCTCCTCGCGCTGACCGTCAAGGAGATCCCGCTGTCGACGCAGTCCGGGCTCGTCGCGCGCGGCGAGGCCGTCGGCGGCGAGGAGGCCGCCCGCCTCGAGGCCGAGCAGCGTGCCGCCCGCACCGGTGCGCCCGCCGCGTCGGGCCCGAGCGGGACCGATCGCGAGGAGACCCCGCTCCGCTCCTGA
- a CDS encoding organic hydroperoxide resistance protein, with protein sequence MARIYTAVATASGRDGRAVSSDGRLDVTLTPPGQDGTGTNPEQLFAAGYAACFASAMKMVARGMKLDVSDVSITAEVGLSPLEGGPGYGLDVVLRTEFPDSISAEQGQQLLEATHQVCPYSNATRGNIPVELVAE encoded by the coding sequence ATGGCCCGCATCTACACCGCCGTCGCCACCGCGAGCGGCCGTGACGGCCGTGCCGTCAGCTCGGACGGCCGGCTCGACGTCACCCTCACCCCGCCCGGGCAGGACGGCACCGGCACGAACCCCGAGCAGCTCTTCGCCGCGGGCTACGCCGCCTGCTTCGCCAGCGCCATGAAGATGGTCGCCCGCGGGATGAAGCTCGACGTCTCCGACGTCTCGATCACCGCCGAGGTCGGGCTCAGCCCCCTCGAGGGCGGCCCGGGCTACGGCCTCGACGTCGTGCTGCGCACCGAGTTCCCGGACAGCATCTCGGCCGAGCAGGGCCAGCAGCTGCTCGAGGCGACCCACCAGGTCTGCCCGTACTCCAACGCCACCCGCGGCAACATCCCGGTCGAGCTCGTCGCCGAGTGA
- a CDS encoding MmcQ/YjbR family DNA-binding protein, with amino-acid sequence MAHPQMFDDDDPVLARVRVLALGLPEAREKVSHGRPAFYTGKVFAYYGGSTRVDGRWVSHDRSLMVLPDEGDRRALQEDPRVYVPAYLGPSGWLGIELPGARGSKAAWAEVAELLDASYRRTAPARLVRTLASPD; translated from the coding sequence ATGGCGCACCCGCAGATGTTCGACGACGACGACCCGGTGCTGGCCCGTGTCCGGGTCCTCGCGCTCGGGCTGCCGGAGGCCAGGGAGAAGGTGTCGCACGGCCGACCGGCGTTCTACACCGGCAAGGTCTTCGCCTACTACGGCGGCTCGACCCGGGTCGACGGCCGGTGGGTCAGCCACGACCGGTCGCTCATGGTCCTGCCCGACGAGGGCGACCGTCGTGCGCTCCAGGAGGACCCACGCGTCTACGTCCCCGCCTACCTCGGCCCGTCCGGCTGGCTCGGGATCGAGCTGCCGGGCGCCCGTGGGTCGAAGGCCGCCTGGGCCGAGGTCGCCGAGCTGCTCGACGCGTCGTACCGGCGCACCGCCCCGGCCCGGCTGGTCCGCACGCTGGCCTCGCCGGACTAG
- a CDS encoding alkene reductase: MSTTPEQQSPALQPATVGAWTLPQRFVMAPLTRNRAGEGGVPTELNVEYYRQRATAGLIITEGTQPSAVGQGYLDTPGIHSDEQVRGWRAVTDAVHAEGGRIVVQLMHAGRIAHPDNKNGLESVAPSAIAAPGQMVTADGQKDHPTPRALDTDEIPGIVEDFVHASRQAIAAGFDGVEIHAANGYLLHQFLAPSSNTRTDAYGGSPQNRARLTVEVTRAVADAIGAERVGIRISPAHNIQGVLEEDAADVVATYEAVVEGIAPLGLAYLSILADPRSDLVRDLRKRFAGPVVLNSGFSSVTQLSDVEQILDEDLGDLVAVGREFLANPDLARRWREGLPLNEPNDKTFYGGGAEGYTDYPFAAA, encoded by the coding sequence ATGAGCACCACCCCCGAGCAGCAGTCCCCCGCCCTCCAGCCCGCCACCGTCGGTGCCTGGACGCTGCCGCAGCGCTTCGTCATGGCGCCGCTCACCCGCAACCGCGCCGGTGAGGGCGGGGTCCCGACCGAGCTCAACGTCGAGTACTACCGCCAGCGCGCCACCGCCGGCCTCATCATCACCGAGGGCACCCAGCCGTCCGCGGTCGGCCAGGGCTACCTCGACACCCCCGGCATCCACTCCGACGAGCAGGTCCGGGGCTGGCGCGCCGTCACCGACGCGGTCCACGCCGAGGGCGGGCGGATCGTCGTCCAGCTCATGCATGCCGGTCGCATCGCCCACCCGGACAACAAGAACGGCCTCGAGTCGGTCGCGCCGAGCGCCATCGCCGCGCCGGGCCAGATGGTCACCGCCGACGGGCAGAAGGACCACCCGACCCCGCGGGCCCTCGACACCGACGAGATCCCCGGCATCGTCGAGGACTTCGTGCACGCCTCCCGCCAGGCGATCGCCGCCGGCTTCGACGGCGTCGAGATCCACGCCGCCAACGGCTACCTGCTGCACCAGTTCCTCGCGCCGTCGAGCAACACCCGCACCGACGCGTACGGCGGCTCGCCCCAGAACCGCGCGCGCCTCACCGTCGAGGTCACCCGGGCCGTCGCCGACGCGATCGGCGCCGAGCGCGTCGGGATCCGCATCTCGCCCGCCCACAACATCCAGGGTGTCCTCGAGGAGGACGCGGCCGACGTCGTCGCGACGTACGAGGCCGTCGTCGAGGGCATCGCGCCGCTCGGCCTGGCCTACCTCAGCATCCTCGCCGACCCGCGCTCGGACCTCGTACGCGACCTGCGCAAGCGGTTCGCCGGACCGGTGGTCCTCAACTCCGGCTTCTCGTCGGTCACCCAGCTCTCCGACGTCGAGCAGATCCTCGACGAGGACCTCGGTGACCTCGTCGCCGTCGGCCGCGAGTTCCTCGCCAACCCCGACCTCGCCCGCCGCTGGCGCGAGGGCCTGCCGCTCAACGAGCCGAACGACAAGACGTTCTACGGCGGCGGCGCCGAGGGCTACACCGACTACCCCTTCGCCGCGGCCTGA